The Phaenicophaeus curvirostris isolate KB17595 chromosome 27, BPBGC_Pcur_1.0, whole genome shotgun sequence genome has a segment encoding these proteins:
- the LOC138731469 gene encoding olfactory receptor 14C36-like, giving the protein MSNSSSITQFLLLAFADTRELQLLHFWLFLGIYLAALLGNGLIIITIACDQHLHTPMYFFLLNLALLDLGSISIIVPKSMANSLWNIRPISYTGCVSQLFLFVFFITTEFCILTIMSYDRYVAICNPLHYGTLLGSRACVHMAAAAWGAGFLYALLHTASTFSLPLCQDNAVDQFFCEIPQILKLSCSHSYHSEVGLIVVSVLVACGCFVFVVVSYVQIFRAVLRIPSEQGRHKAFSTCLPHLAVISLFISTAGFAYLKPPSISSPPLDLVVSVLYSVVPPALNPLIYSFRNQQLKDAGWKLITGWFSEAMNCSSPSA; this is encoded by the coding sequence atgtccaacagcagctccatcacccagttcctcctcctggcattcgcagacacacgggagctgcagctcttgcacttctggctcttcctgggcatctacctggctgccctcctgggcaacggcctcatcatcatcaccatcgcctgtgaccagcacctccacacccccatgtacttcttcctcctcaacctcgccctcctcgacctgggctccatctccatcattgtccccaaatccatggccaattccctctggaACATCAGGCCCATCTCCTATACAGGGTGTGTCTCGCAActctttctgtttgtctttttcatTACAACAGAATTTTGTATTCTCACCAtcatgtcctacgaccgctacgttgccatctgcaaccccctgcactacgggaccctcctgggcagcagagcttgtgtccacatggcagcagctgcctggggtgctgggtttctctacgctctgctgcacacagccagtacattttccctgcccctctgccaggacaatgctgtggaccagttcttctgtgagatcccccagatcctcaagctctcctgttCACACTCCTACCACAGTGAAGTTGGGCTTATTGTAGTAAGTGTCTTAGTAGCatgtggctgttttgttttcgtggtggtgtcctatgtgcagatcttcagggccgtGTTGAGGATCCCCTCAgagcagggacggcacaaagccttttccacatgcctccctcacctggctgtgatCTCCCTCTTTATCAGCACTGCAGGATTTGCCTACTTGAAacctccctccatctcctctccaCCCCTGGACCTGGTGGTGTCAGTTCTGTATtcagtggtgcctccagcactgaaccccctcatctacagcttcaGGAatcagcagctcaaggatgcaggGTGGAAACTGATAACTGGAtggttttctgaagcaatgaaCTGCTCATCACCTTCTGCATAA